A genomic window from Armatimonadota bacterium includes:
- a CDS encoding prepilin-type N-terminal cleavage/methylation domain-containing protein, with amino-acid sequence MRRNRGFTLIELLVVIAIIAILAAILFPVFARAREAARKATCLSNVRQITLACLMYANDYDDCLPAADANQMSGQAHVLTRSPVAIAPLTAPLVDVTTDPGRVRDKLWGAYRGEFLGHYVYPTDAQYIGTPRHPIMGNPYAWGKWVLPDLLRPYMKNIQIFNCPTLSKKDPWQLCGFVVQAATVPIIPGVNKCMWDGCYTYACLHHDYGTLGSHYDLGDGCSGTWNQACGYEAHDIDGYTQPAGPSSWYPYRNINCGNYKWLFDRARVLGILPAGPSPTTDQYYRPYEYAPCSIQLGYFDDPAAKPLVWCDAISVHEGYSVAYGMTHQEPSTDPPGPNPALPWSTATNNVGLAPNIHTARPVGFVDGHAKYVNQTFYDYLRYLFRPNAEGDGDIRSF; translated from the coding sequence ATGCGAAGGAATCGCGGTTTTACCTTGATCGAGTTGCTGGTCGTGATTGCGATCATCGCAATCTTGGCGGCAATTCTGTTCCCCGTGTTCGCCCGAGCGCGGGAAGCGGCCCGCAAGGCCACTTGTCTGTCCAACGTCAGGCAGATCACCTTGGCGTGCCTGATGTATGCCAACGACTATGATGACTGCCTGCCGGCGGCGGACGCCAACCAGATGAGCGGGCAGGCCCACGTGCTCACCCGCTCCCCGGTGGCGATTGCGCCGCTGACCGCGCCGCTGGTTGACGTCACCACGGACCCGGGGCGTGTCCGCGACAAGCTGTGGGGTGCCTACCGGGGCGAGTTCCTGGGCCACTATGTGTACCCGACCGACGCCCAGTACATCGGGACTCCCCGGCATCCAATCATGGGCAACCCGTACGCCTGGGGCAAGTGGGTTCTCCCTGACCTGTTGCGCCCGTACATGAAGAACATCCAGATCTTCAACTGCCCGACCCTGTCCAAGAAGGATCCGTGGCAGTTATGCGGGTTCGTGGTTCAGGCCGCGACCGTTCCCATCATCCCCGGCGTCAACAAGTGCATGTGGGACGGTTGTTACACCTATGCCTGCCTGCACCACGACTACGGCACACTGGGCAGCCATTACGACCTGGGAGACGGCTGCAGCGGCACCTGGAACCAGGCCTGTGGTTACGAGGCCCATGACATAGACGGCTACACCCAGCCAGCGGGCCCGTCGAGCTGGTACCCGTACCGCAACATTAACTGTGGCAACTACAAATGGCTGTTCGACCGGGCCAGGGTGCTGGGCATCCTGCCTGCAGGCCCCTCGCCGACGACTGACCAGTACTACAGGCCCTATGAGTACGCGCCTTGCAGTATACAGCTTGGCTACTTCGACGATCCGGCTGCCAAGCCGCTGGTATGGTGCGACGCGATCAGCGTCCACGAGGGCTACAGCGTGGCGTACGGCATGACGCACCAGGAGCCCTCGACCGACCCGCCTGGACCGAACCCGGCCTTGCCGTGGTCAACCGCGACCAACAACGTGGGTTTGGCCCCGAACATCCACACCGCGAGGCCGGTCGGCTTCGTGGATGGTCACGCCAAGTACGTGAACCAGACCTTCTACGACTACCTGAGGTACCTGTTCCGGCCGAATGCCGAGGGCGATGGAGACATACGCTCGTTCTAG
- a CDS encoding secondary thiamine-phosphate synthase enzyme YjbQ has translation MTHQFTVSTRARAQLVEITEQVASAVRESGAASGVVHVFVPHTTAGITINENADPAVGADLLAALERMAPDGARYSHGEGNSPAHVKASLMGCCQTVLFQDRALVLGAWQGIYLCEFDGPRTRRVAVNIHADAG, from the coding sequence GTGACACATCAATTCACCGTCTCGACGCGCGCCCGCGCGCAGCTGGTGGAGATCACCGAACAGGTCGCGTCCGCGGTGCGCGAATCCGGCGCCGCCAGCGGGGTTGTGCACGTGTTCGTCCCCCACACGACCGCGGGCATCACCATCAACGAGAACGCCGACCCCGCGGTGGGGGCGGACCTGCTGGCGGCGCTGGAGCGCATGGCGCCTGACGGTGCGCGCTACAGCCACGGCGAGGGCAACTCCCCGGCCCACGTCAAAGCGAGCCTGATGGGGTGCTGTCAGACCGTGCTGTTTCAAGACCGCGCGCTCGTGCTCGGCGCCTGGCAGGGGATCTACCTGTGCGAGTTCGACGGCCCGCGCACCCGCCGCGTGGCGGTCAATATTCACGCGGATGCGGGCTAG
- a CDS encoding MFS transporter translates to MSEPNETAPSPDSAARLRTDLTLVLVSWGVFGACWFNAVQGAPYTAFAVRLGASPLVLGFLSAAAVLGVMGQVASSYFIERTGRRKLIFLTAGLLQRPLWILVGALPFLIPAGHGVWRLWGLLCLTLLSSTLGSIGSPAWVSWMAHVIPQRLRARFFGARFRLATVSGMITALVAGRVLDWNSSYATFFAVFGFAAVMGTIDIAMFLFVPRRYEARPSRPTPLLTILTVPWRDPAFRRYLYYAGSSAASYAIMGQFLTLYLLERVGLGKFYTNLYLLVIPLLLAAVLGTAIGRQISYYGNRPVLTVATLLAIPLPLMFGGAGHDSHLLLTAAAVLAGVVTGVVGVTEVNLLFAMTPETKRSAYLAGVALVAGLVGAAAPIVGGVIAQSLAGWQTTIGGFKVVNLHVVFLVSTVMRVIHLAVFVPQLPEPAARPPRELVANALRGSMEAAGDAMRRLRRR, encoded by the coding sequence GTGTCCGAACCCAACGAGACTGCACCGAGCCCGGACTCCGCCGCGCGGTTGCGCACCGACCTCACGCTCGTCCTGGTGTCGTGGGGGGTCTTCGGTGCGTGCTGGTTCAACGCGGTGCAGGGCGCGCCCTACACCGCCTTTGCGGTGCGCCTGGGCGCGAGCCCACTGGTGCTGGGCTTTCTGTCGGCGGCCGCGGTGTTGGGGGTGATGGGGCAAGTTGCGTCATCATACTTCATCGAGCGCACCGGCCGTCGCAAGCTCATATTCCTGACCGCCGGCTTGCTCCAGCGTCCGCTGTGGATCCTGGTCGGGGCGCTGCCGTTCCTGATTCCCGCCGGCCATGGCGTCTGGAGACTGTGGGGGCTGCTGTGCTTGACGTTGCTGTCCTCGACCTTGGGCTCGATAGGCAGCCCCGCCTGGGTCAGCTGGATGGCGCATGTAATCCCCCAGCGCCTCCGCGCGCGCTTCTTCGGCGCCCGGTTCCGCCTCGCCACCGTTAGCGGCATGATCACCGCCCTGGTGGCGGGCAGGGTGCTGGACTGGAACAGCTCCTACGCCACCTTTTTCGCCGTCTTCGGCTTCGCGGCGGTCATGGGCACGATTGACATCGCCATGTTCTTGTTCGTCCCCCGTCGCTACGAGGCGCGCCCCTCGCGGCCGACGCCGCTGCTCACCATCTTGACCGTGCCCTGGCGCGACCCGGCTTTCCGCCGCTATCTCTATTATGCGGGCTCGAGCGCCGCCAGCTACGCCATTATGGGGCAGTTCCTGACCCTCTACCTGCTGGAACGGGTCGGGCTGGGCAAGTTCTATACCAATCTCTACCTGCTGGTGATCCCGCTGCTGCTGGCGGCGGTGCTGGGGACCGCCATCGGACGCCAGATCAGCTACTATGGCAACCGGCCGGTGCTGACGGTTGCGACCTTGCTCGCCATCCCCTTGCCGCTGATGTTCGGCGGGGCCGGGCACGACAGCCACTTGCTGCTCACCGCCGCCGCCGTGCTCGCGGGAGTGGTGACTGGGGTCGTGGGCGTCACCGAGGTCAACTTACTGTTCGCCATGACGCCCGAGACCAAGCGCAGCGCCTACCTGGCAGGGGTCGCCCTGGTCGCGGGGCTGGTGGGAGCGGCGGCGCCGATCGTGGGCGGCGTGATCGCGCAGTCGCTGGCGGGTTGGCAGACGACCATCGGCGGGTTTAAGGTCGTGAACCTGCACGTGGTGTTCCTGGTCTCAACCGTCATGCGGGTGATCCACCTTGCCGTATTCGTGCCGCAGCTGCCGGAGCCCGCCGCACGTCCCCCCCGGGAGCTGGTGGCGAACGCCTTGCGGGGTTCCATGGAGGCGGCGGGCGATGCGATGCGACGGCTCCGACGCCGCTGA